ATGAGTCCCACCTCAAATGGAAGCGGGATCATAAGACGGATATTAATTATGCCAGAAGAGAGGGTGAGGAGATTGGTACGGTTAAGGGCATGTACAATGAAAAGTACCAGACCATCATGCGTCTTTCCAGACTCAATCTTAATCCCCAGGATATTGCCGCAGGTGTTGGACTCACCCCCGAACAGGTAAAGGCTGTTATTGACGCAGGTGATAAGGGTTTGGATCTGCTTATAGGTGATGATGCTACCAGACATTAAGCCCTTCTTATTTTGATTTCTTACCCATCTATGACCGGACGCAGCCCTGCTGTATGGGTTGTGTCTGGTTGTTGTCTTGCTGGGTATTACGTGGCCCTGTGTGTGTGCCAATCCAATAGCTTTAAGCTGCCCCTGCAGGCTGTCTTGCTTCCCACTTCCCACTGCCCCTTTTTCAGGTTATGGTTCTCCCTGTCATATGAACCAGCAACCAGCGGGAGGCCCCCTTGAACCAAATGCTCACGGATTTTTATGTAAAGCCCACATCGGATATTTTCTTCAAGTTTCTCTTCGGCAAGGAAGAGCATAAGCCCATTCTCATTGATTTTATCAATGCCGTTATGAAAAACTCAGGATTCCCTTTGATCACAGACCTTGTGATTAAAAACCCTTTCAACATCCAGACCATCCTCAATGCCAAAGAAACCATACTGGATATCAAGGCAAAATCTTCTGACGGCAGGTGGATTGATATGGAAATGCAGAACTCGGATAAGGGCTTTTTCGGGGAACGGGCTTTGTATTACTGGACTGACCTCTACGGAGATCAATTGGTTACAGGGGATAATTATTCTACCCTGCGTCCTGTGGTCTGCATCAATATCCTTGATTTTAAGATGTTTAAGAATGTGGATAGATACCACCTCTGCTTCATGCTTCGTGAAAAGGATACGCCGGAACTGCTCCTGACGGATCACCT
This genomic interval from Desulfobotulus mexicanus contains the following:
- a CDS encoding Rpn family recombination-promoting nuclease/putative transposase, coding for MLTDFYVKPTSDIFFKFLFGKEEHKPILIDFINAVMKNSGFPLITDLVIKNPFNIQTILNAKETILDIKAKSSDGRWIDMEMQNSDKGFFGERALYYWTDLYGDQLVTGDNYSTLRPVVCINILDFKMFKNVDRYHLCFMLREKDTPELLLTDHL